A region of Candidatus Neomarinimicrobiota bacterium DNA encodes the following proteins:
- a CDS encoding NUDIX hydrolase, which produces MKKLYEEQVNSKKIFTGKLLDVYIDEVRLPDGRQAAREYIKHPGASVVIPYLGDKKIVFVRQYRYPVREVTIELPAGKIDPGENPEETIRRELIEETGYKIGELRYIFYFYPSVGYTNEKLYIFWADNLEYIGQRPDSDENIQVLKIDLDSVVEMIFDGKIKDSKTIIGVFIAEYLLENEQLREKYNIKI; this is translated from the coding sequence ATGAAAAAATTGTATGAGGAACAGGTCAATTCTAAAAAAATATTTACAGGTAAGCTCCTTGATGTTTATATTGATGAGGTCAGACTTCCGGATGGAAGACAAGCCGCTCGTGAGTATATAAAGCATCCTGGTGCTTCTGTTGTAATTCCATATCTTGGTGATAAGAAAATTGTCTTTGTCCGGCAATACCGCTATCCGGTTAGAGAGGTGACGATTGAGCTGCCTGCAGGTAAGATAGATCCAGGTGAGAATCCAGAAGAGACGATTCGAAGGGAATTAATAGAGGAGACTGGCTATAAGATTGGTGAACTGAGATATATATTTTATTTCTATCCTTCTGTCGGCTATACTAATGAAAAACTCTATATCTTTTGGGCAGATAATCTAGAATATATTGGTCAGAGACCTGATTCAGATGAGAATATCCAGGTTCTAAAAATTGATCTTGATTCGGTGGTGGAAATGATTTTTGATGGTAAGATAAAGGACTCAAAGACAATCATCGGAGTATTTATTGCAGAATATTTGTTAGAAAATGAACAATTAAGAGAGAAATACAATATCAAGATTTAA
- a CDS encoding T9SS type A sorting domain-containing protein, which translates to MLRVILLTKGKIRNLSLIILIVLKFFIDSAFAQKWINICPDFIPDSIYRLDGTFKNQNEGWIIPIGELPQNLYRTTNGGSSWVIQMSSDSILCFDILFVDDYYGWMKAKKRVATSHTYKYCLYSTKDGGNTWQKVSSPPSYYHVYTFIDSLTGFAGGENSIYYTTDGGLTWHPTKIESDARFGITDIFFVDRQYGWAVGGRSDIIDCGIILSTNDSGKTWFVQEPETYMLQAVYFSSRQHGCAVGFNCVGGGMILITNDGGNSWKDNSLPSPILNDVVFIDDSTGWVVGDYGIIGYTEDGGNTWKKIESGTDAYLYKIVFVENGKVGYIFGTRNTLLKYDNKNNVIKESNFTFSDKFKLYQNYPNPFNNVTVIEYKLMETNDVTLNIYDLNGRRITSLVCGIRQNPGMYKIIWDGKDNEENFVNSGIYFYELKAGNLRNIRKMILIR; encoded by the coding sequence ATGTTAAGGGTAATTTTATTAACAAAAGGTAAAATAAGAAACCTTTCTCTAATAATTCTAATTGTTTTAAAATTTTTTATTGATTCGGCTTTCGCGCAAAAATGGATAAATATTTGTCCAGACTTTATTCCTGATTCAATATATAGGCTCGATGGTACATTTAAAAATCAAAATGAAGGTTGGATTATACCAATAGGTGAACTTCCTCAGAATTTATATCGTACTACTAATGGCGGCAGTTCCTGGGTGATACAAATGAGCAGTGATAGTATTTTATGTTTCGATATTCTATTTGTTGATGATTACTACGGCTGGATGAAGGCGAAAAAACGAGTTGCCACTTCTCATACGTATAAGTATTGTTTATATAGTACTAAAGATGGTGGGAATACTTGGCAAAAAGTATCATCCCCACCTTCATATTATCATGTATATACATTTATAGATTCATTAACTGGTTTTGCGGGTGGTGAAAACTCTATTTATTATACGACTGATGGTGGGTTAACCTGGCACCCTACTAAGATTGAATCAGACGCAAGATTTGGGATAACTGATATCTTTTTTGTTGATAGGCAATATGGCTGGGCGGTTGGCGGTAGAAGTGATATTATTGATTGCGGGATTATTCTTAGTACTAATGATAGTGGCAAGACATGGTTTGTCCAAGAACCAGAAACTTATATGTTGCAGGCGGTTTACTTCTCCAGTAGACAGCACGGATGTGCAGTGGGATTTAATTGTGTTGGAGGAGGAATGATATTGATAACCAATGATGGTGGTAATAGCTGGAAAGATAATAGTTTACCATCTCCAATATTAAATGACGTTGTTTTTATAGATGATAGTACTGGATGGGTTGTGGGTGATTATGGGATTATAGGATATACAGAAGATGGAGGTAATACATGGAAAAAGATTGAATCTGGGACAGATGCTTATCTATATAAGATAGTTTTTGTTGAGAATGGGAAAGTAGGATACATTTTTGGAACCAGAAATACACTTCTTAAATACGACAACAAAAATAATGTTATCAAAGAAAGCAATTTTACTTTTTCTGATAAGTTTAAGCTTTATCAGAACTATCCGAATCCATTTAATAATGTGACTGTTATAGAGTATAAGTTAATGGAAACAAATGATGTAACTCTAAATATATATGATCTCAATGGAAGAAGAATTACATCACTTGTATGTGGAATTAGACAAAATCCAGGAATGTATAAAATAATCTGGGATGGAAAAGATAACGAAGAGAATTTTGTAAACTCTGGTATATACTTTTATGAACTGAAAGCCGGGAATCTAAGAAATATTAGAAAAATGATCTTAATACGTTAA
- a CDS encoding T9SS type A sorting domain-containing protein yields MKGFSFIFRVLIIILIPLLSLKPQWPSSVEEELIIGGGRYPQAVSDGNGGVIVCWQWFGEPGGIYMQRVDKHGYKCFPEPIHIQGLHDSETLMDHKIVTDGRGGVYVLFQDIIFWDYPNIQNRHLRLHHIDSSGNFLWGKGGILIATPVDTTIRCYHDPTGSCIYDDEGGVVVAWQDYRYTDRYLPYGHVFIQKYNSNGKSLWDSGGVQLTDNLIRCPYPKLCTDGNGGAYVYYRKLHRVDRYGMKRWGSGVKFSDSGVHNLNYDLQGGVYCVGFYYPKYPEGYLYCLRLDSSGTPIWNQRVFLDTIYSGKFPYRILSVINIDSSISIVTPDNRLFRISPDGDMIYGNEGILIDTMAGKVKRLLTDIDGSNILLWGKGEGIYISTYDRYGNPGWKNQPILIARDKGNDYVMVGDAVINDDGSVIIVIETGYGYITVKRITSDGKIGGDDVGIDENKESRYIKYFQLYGNCPNPFNEATVISYRLYRRGKVELSIYNIEGKEVAKLVNNEQFPSDYEVRWDGKNKSGEKVPSGIYIAVLEVAGYRKSFKITLVR; encoded by the coding sequence ATGAAAGGTTTTTCGTTTATTTTTAGGGTTTTAATTATTATCCTGATACCGTTACTTTCTCTCAAGCCCCAATGGCCAAGCTCAGTTGAAGAGGAATTAATAATAGGGGGAGGCAGGTATCCACAGGCAGTTAGTGATGGTAATGGTGGGGTTATAGTTTGCTGGCAGTGGTTTGGGGAGCCCGGTGGTATTTACATGCAGAGGGTAGATAAACACGGGTACAAATGCTTTCCGGAACCAATTCATATACAAGGATTACATGATTCGGAAACTCTCATGGATCATAAGATTGTTACAGATGGAAGAGGTGGTGTTTACGTGTTGTTTCAGGATATAATTTTCTGGGATTATCCAAATATTCAGAATAGACATTTAAGGTTGCATCACATAGATAGCAGTGGCAATTTTCTATGGGGGAAAGGTGGGATTCTGATAGCTACTCCTGTTGATACTACCATTCGATGTTACCATGATCCAACCGGGAGTTGTATATATGATGATGAAGGCGGAGTGGTTGTAGCATGGCAGGATTATCGCTATACAGATCGATATTTACCCTATGGCCATGTATTTATCCAGAAATATAATTCTAATGGAAAAAGTCTGTGGGACAGTGGAGGAGTGCAACTAACAGATAATTTGATTAGATGTCCATACCCGAAGCTCTGTACGGATGGGAACGGCGGAGCCTACGTATATTACAGGAAACTTCATAGAGTTGATAGGTATGGTATGAAAAGATGGGGAAGCGGTGTTAAGTTTTCCGATTCTGGGGTGCACAATCTGAATTATGATCTTCAAGGAGGTGTATACTGTGTTGGCTTTTACTACCCTAAATATCCTGAAGGCTACCTATATTGTCTAAGGTTAGATTCTTCTGGAACTCCAATCTGGAATCAGAGAGTATTTCTCGACACTATATACTCAGGAAAGTTTCCATACAGAATTTTAAGTGTAATCAACATAGACTCCTCAATTTCTATAGTCACACCTGATAATCGTTTATTTCGCATTAGCCCTGATGGAGATATGATATATGGTAACGAAGGCATTCTGATCGATACGATGGCTGGAAAGGTAAAGAGACTTTTAACTGATATAGATGGTTCAAACATACTTTTATGGGGAAAAGGGGAGGGTATTTATATAAGTACGTATGATAGATATGGCAATCCTGGCTGGAAAAATCAACCCATACTGATTGCAAGGGATAAGGGCAATGACTATGTAATGGTTGGAGATGCAGTAATAAATGATGATGGCTCAGTTATAATAGTTATAGAAACTGGCTATGGCTATATAACGGTAAAAAGGATAACAAGTGATGGTAAAATAGGGGGGGATGATGTTGGAATAGATGAAAATAAGGAATCCAGATATATAAAATATTTTCAATTATATGGAAATTGTCCAAATCCTTTTAATGAAGCTACGGTAATATCATACAGGCTTTATAGGAGGGGAAAGGTAGAGCTTAGTATATATAATATTGAAGGTAAAGAGGTTGCCAAATTAGTTAACAATGAGCAATTTCCTAGTGATTACGAGGTTCGGTGGGATGGGAAGAATAAAAGTGGAGAGAAAGTTCCGAGTGGGATTTACATTGCAGTTTTGGAGGTAGCTGGGTATAGAAAATCATTTAAAATTACATTAGTTAGATAA
- a CDS encoding immune inhibitor A — MDNPPYDEYDKIAIIYAGETFYGGGLSPHARYLNDRYYIIGERHQRLNSGWGFTHIGGHCHEFGHCLGLPHLADGSYENANEVDYYALMEVGDMCGPEKNGACPSGINPFYKISNGWVSAENIHYISKNVKNLTIFYNYLSPHYYVIDRSLSGSNKFFILENRLRDGFDYYTPNDPNYQGEPDDPNGNQGGLLVWRVEPTWIHLILADDEISDRYWDPEWENRSYSRDPFPIFQRQDLNGSTVPNNDFRNGSESHYAFQNIVWDNNNKTVSLEVYINASGGEISENTTWEKDVFIYDDITIDMDVTLTIGSGVRVEFAPGTKMIVNGQLVAQGTSNEPIIFTSSKPNPSPGDWKGIRIYGDGSKLRYCEIKYAVTGVRNFKTVSNIMNSKITDCHYGVFIYYMYSNNHDWQYVDNCQFYDNLIGIFYIRNRGSIGGNIMENNSTAVRVYWTLYPEDVSIYHNIIRNCGIGLSFDDAGAMIQWCDIYNNTWGIFAGSYSDIWFREDNYDGKNVIVYNSYCGIRLEDEATANLYRSGSTICSNGTWNLSNWTDWTVNARYNYWGSVPPDPDKFEGDVYYVPYLYRDITGRYPPGLVKEIAKDITDDINSFENKNISVDANIKSLFERAKNFEMEKRYEEAADIFYKIMDRYPDNPVSVLSWKKYMRCKNKIDSSFNEKDLLRDISEKYRDKLLGQEASLYLIGYLISDKNYDKAISICEYLKENSNNLKIVRHALYDLWMIKYGLMRDNKEGHLITDEYEDKCGVDIDLIYMRLEMGDIDIKKAKEMLKMLDKGLYKEAPQPSENFVVIPDSYELKENYPNPFNVMTNIEFCLPEESRVRIMVYDLRGRLIEKIADRDYKAGSYRLIFTGKNYSSGIYILRAEMISKEDNSRHVFTRKIVLLK; from the coding sequence TTGGACAATCCTCCGTATGATGAGTACGATAAGATAGCCATCATTTATGCGGGCGAAACATTCTATGGGGGAGGTTTATCACCGCATGCACGCTATCTTAATGATCGTTATTATATCATTGGAGAACGACATCAAAGGTTAAATAGTGGGTGGGGATTTACCCATATTGGCGGACATTGTCACGAATTTGGGCATTGTCTTGGTTTACCTCACTTAGCAGATGGTTCCTACGAAAATGCCAACGAAGTTGATTATTACGCCTTGATGGAAGTGGGTGATATGTGCGGTCCCGAAAAAAACGGAGCCTGTCCATCAGGGATTAATCCCTTTTATAAAATATCTAATGGATGGGTTAGTGCTGAAAATATTCACTATATTTCCAAGAACGTCAAAAACCTTACCATATTTTATAATTATCTTAGTCCCCACTATTATGTTATCGATAGAAGTTTAAGTGGTTCAAATAAGTTTTTTATACTGGAAAATCGACTAAGAGATGGTTTCGACTATTACACACCCAACGATCCAAACTATCAGGGGGAACCTGATGATCCAAATGGAAATCAGGGAGGGCTTCTCGTATGGAGGGTTGAGCCTACATGGATTCACTTGATACTAGCTGATGATGAGATAAGCGATAGATACTGGGACCCCGAGTGGGAGAATAGATCATACTCCAGGGACCCTTTCCCCATCTTTCAGCGTCAAGATTTGAATGGGAGTACCGTTCCAAACAACGACTTCCGCAATGGTTCGGAATCTCACTATGCATTTCAGAATATAGTGTGGGATAATAACAACAAAACTGTTAGTCTGGAGGTGTACATAAACGCTTCGGGAGGTGAAATCAGTGAGAATACTACATGGGAGAAAGACGTTTTTATCTATGATGATATCACCATCGATATGGATGTAACTTTAACCATAGGTTCTGGAGTAAGGGTTGAATTTGCCCCCGGGACAAAAATGATTGTAAATGGTCAACTTGTAGCTCAGGGTACATCAAATGAACCCATAATCTTCACCTCTTCCAAACCCAATCCATCGCCTGGCGATTGGAAGGGGATAAGGATATATGGAGATGGTTCAAAGCTAAGATACTGTGAGATAAAATATGCAGTTACAGGAGTTCGTAATTTTAAAACAGTATCCAATATTATGAATTCTAAGATAACCGATTGTCATTATGGTGTATTTATATATTACATGTATAGTAATAACCATGACTGGCAATATGTTGATAATTGTCAATTTTACGACAATTTAATAGGTATTTTTTACATTAGAAATCGTGGTTCGATAGGTGGAAACATTATGGAAAATAATTCAACAGCGGTACGTGTTTATTGGACATTATATCCTGAGGATGTATCTATATATCATAATATTATCAGAAATTGTGGTATAGGTTTGTCCTTTGATGATGCTGGTGCAATGATACAATGGTGTGATATATATAACAATACTTGGGGTATTTTTGCAGGTAGTTATTCAGATATTTGGTTTAGGGAGGATAATTATGATGGGAAAAATGTGATAGTGTATAATAGCTATTGTGGAATTCGTTTGGAGGATGAGGCTACAGCAAATTTGTATAGATCAGGAAGTACAATTTGCTCAAATGGAACGTGGAACTTGTCAAATTGGACAGATTGGACAGTGAATGCTAGATATAATTATTGGGGGAGTGTGCCTCCTGATCCTGATAAATTTGAGGGTGATGTTTATTATGTGCCATACTTATATAGAGATATTACAGGCAGATATCCACCAGGATTAGTTAAGGAGATAGCAAAGGATATCACAGATGATATAAATAGTTTTGAGAATAAAAATATTAGTGTTGATGCGAATATAAAGAGTCTGTTCGAAAGAGCTAAAAACTTTGAGATGGAAAAGAGATATGAAGAAGCGGCAGATATTTTTTATAAGATTATGGATAGATATCCAGATAATCCTGTTTCGGTATTATCCTGGAAAAAATATATGAGATGCAAGAATAAAATTGATAGTTCATTTAATGAGAAGGATTTATTGAGAGATATATCTGAAAAATATAGGGATAAATTACTGGGACAGGAAGCATCATTATATCTTATTGGATATTTAATAAGTGACAAGAATTATGATAAAGCGATATCAATTTGTGAGTATTTGAAAGAAAATAGTAATAATCTTAAGATAGTTCGTCATGCACTTTACGATCTATGGATGATAAAGTATGGATTAATGAGAGATAATAAAGAAGGTCATCTGATAACTGATGAGTATGAGGATAAGTGTGGAGTTGATATAGATCTCATATATATGAGATTGGAGATGGGCGATATAGATATTAAAAAAGCGAAAGAAATGTTGAAAATGCTCGATAAAGGTTTATACAAAGAGGCACCACAACCGTCAGAAAATTTTGTTGTAATACCAGATAGTTATGAATTAAAAGAAAATTATCCGAATCCATTTAATGTAATGACGAATATAGAGTTCTGTTTACCAGAGGAGAGTAGAGTAAGGATTATGGTTTATGATTTGAGGGGTAGGTTGATAGAGAAAATAGCAGACAGGGATTATAAGGCTGGAAGCTATAGATTGATATTTACAGGTAAAAATTATTCAAGTGGAATATACATCTTAAGAGCTGAGATGATATCGAAGGAAGATAATAGCAGGCATGTATTTACAAGAAAAATTGTATTGTTGAAATAG
- a CDS encoding T9SS type A sorting domain-containing protein: MYSISRKFTYFMFLLVFLFFLFKSLFGENYVIIKGKIIDSDTGVGIDRAKVYFINEGTGDTLITFSDSNGNYSIQLTITKISGEENNGLIPKKYRLYQNYPNPFNPGTVIEFELPEPGRVKIVVYDLLGKVVKVLTDREYPEGISRVCWDGTDEFGRYVSAGVYFYRMKAGEFTDSRKMVLLDEGGDRKISGKGAKALASASMAISSRTIIQNVFTIRVEKTGYYLFVEKGFVVSLQDTVIEKNIVLYNKITCDIWTAENSPYVMDSTLVIEEGRTLVIEPGVTVAFKSWWSKLIVKGKLIACGTESDSIRFTSYEDPESHWISWGGVEFDSCDSETRLEYCLFEKITGKDFVILCDNSSPTFSHIKFSLCDVLVETGGSTIQCINNSFPAIEYSVFSGGSYEFSCISCATLRDSFINRSSSNPRIFNNDFYIYEGGYAVCGGGFLDMNYIEIVNWPNPPIIDTSLGDPVDEVGDGIFTTNSRSCKNVDGITNPRARPHFANHR; this comes from the coding sequence ATGTATTCAATTAGCAGAAAATTTACTTACTTTATGTTTTTGTTAGTGTTTCTATTTTTTCTGTTTAAATCCTTATTTGGTGAGAATTACGTAATAATAAAAGGAAAAATAATTGATAGCGATACAGGGGTCGGTATAGATAGAGCAAAAGTTTACTTCATAAACGAAGGCACGGGCGATACGTTAATAACCTTCTCAGACAGTAATGGAAACTATTCAATTCAGTTAACAATAACGAAAATATCAGGTGAGGAAAATAACGGTTTAATACCAAAAAAATACAGACTGTATCAAAATTACCCAAATCCCTTTAATCCAGGAACTGTGATAGAGTTTGAATTGCCTGAGCCAGGTCGGGTGAAGATTGTAGTCTACGATCTATTAGGTAAGGTAGTCAAAGTGCTGACAGATCGTGAATATCCTGAAGGTATTTCGCGTGTTTGCTGGGATGGGACAGATGAATTCGGGAGATATGTTTCTGCCGGGGTTTACTTTTATAGAATGAAGGCCGGTGAATTTACTGATTCTAGAAAGATGGTTCTTCTTGATGAAGGGGGAGATAGAAAGATATCGGGAAAAGGAGCAAAAGCTCTGGCAAGTGCCTCGATGGCAATTAGCAGTAGGACCATTATTCAGAATGTATTCACAATTCGCGTTGAAAAGACTGGGTATTATCTTTTTGTCGAAAAAGGGTTTGTTGTTAGCTTACAGGATACAGTTATTGAGAAAAATATAGTACTTTATAATAAAATCACGTGCGATATATGGACTGCTGAGAACAGTCCATATGTTATGGATAGCACATTGGTGATTGAAGAGGGCAGGACTCTTGTTATCGAGCCAGGGGTAACTGTAGCTTTTAAGAGTTGGTGGAGTAAACTGATAGTAAAGGGCAAGTTGATAGCCTGTGGGACGGAATCTGACTCTATCAGGTTTACGTCTTACGAAGACCCCGAATCTCATTGGATTTCCTGGGGTGGGGTTGAATTCGACTCATGCGATAGCGAGACCCGTCTTGAATATTGCCTGTTTGAGAAAATTACGGGAAAAGATTTTGTAATACTATGTGATAATTCATCACCGACTTTTAGTCACATTAAATTCTCGTTATGTGATGTACTTGTTGAAACGGGAGGAAGTACAATTCAATGTATAAACAATTCATTTCCAGCTATTGAGTATTCTGTATTTTCTGGAGGCAGTTACGAGTTCAGTTGTATTTCCTGCGCCACTCTACGGGATAGCTTTATCAACCGTAGTTCTTCCAATCCAAGGATATTTAATAATGATTTTTACATTTATGAGGGTGGATATGCTGTTTGCGGCGGGGGATTTCTCGATATGAACTACATTGAGATAGTAAATTGGCCTAATCCGCCCATAATAGATACATCTCTCGGGGATCCTGTTGATGAGGTTGGTGATGGGATTTTTACAACAAATTCAAGAAGTTGCAAGAATGTTGATGGGATTACCAATCCAAGGGCTAGACCGCATTTTGCAAACCACAGGTAA
- the lon gene encoding endopeptidase La — translation MSDKKDKSLIKLGEKKDKGKNIIFTSTEILPIMALRNTVLFPNHVIPIYIGRPKSLKLIENLDEEHRKIMVIAQKEGSIDDPKPEDLYEWGTVAQVLKIFEMPDGSKSAIVQGLDRAKVVEYTQSDPFYMGKVARAQEIYTPSLEVDALVTNLRQIFQRLIKVAPYLTEEHAQILTNIQHPGRLVDRAIGLMNIPVAEKQEILMELDVRDRLEKATVIINREIQRIELGEQIQSEVQDEISKAQREYFLREQLKAIKRELGEDESTLELKELEKKIKESKMTDEARNVALKELDRLQKIPPSSPEYTVSRTYLDWLVDLPWGIFTEDNVDIKRAREILDEDHYGLDKVKNRIIEYLAVRKLKKEEEGEETVKGPILCFIGPPGVGKTSMGMSIARAMGRKFVRMSLGGVHDEAEIRGHRRTYIGALPGRIIQGIKKAGSSNPIFMIDEIDKIGQDFRGDPSSALLEVLDPEQNHSFSDHYLEVSYDLSKVMFIATANIVDTILPALRDRMEILEFPGYTEEEKVQIAKKFLIPKQLREHGLSKLKVEFEEDAIKYIIRSYTREAGVRNLEREIANICRRIATIYAEKKSRRTFTIDRNAVFKYLGPEKYIFDIGERVSKPGIAIGLAWTMAGGDILFIEATSMKGTGKLHLTGQLGDVMKESAEAALSYIKSNSKELGIDENIFSNIDIHVHVPAGAIPKDGPSAGVTILTAIYSLLKKKKVKNNLAMTGEITLRGALLPVGGIKEKVLAAHRAGLKRVILPEQNKKDLVEIPKEIKKEMRFDFVKEMSEVLDIAVRK, via the coding sequence CTGGATGAAGAACACAGAAAAATAATGGTTATTGCCCAGAAGGAAGGTTCTATTGATGATCCAAAACCTGAAGACCTTTATGAATGGGGCACTGTCGCTCAAGTATTGAAAATTTTTGAGATGCCTGATGGTAGCAAGAGTGCGATAGTCCAGGGTTTGGATAGAGCAAAAGTAGTAGAATATACCCAGAGTGATCCATTTTATATGGGTAAAGTAGCGAGAGCCCAGGAAATTTATACCCCCAGCTTGGAGGTCGATGCTCTTGTAACCAATTTGCGGCAGATATTTCAACGATTAATAAAAGTTGCCCCCTATCTTACTGAGGAGCATGCTCAAATACTAACTAACATTCAGCATCCTGGGAGGTTAGTTGATAGAGCAATTGGCTTAATGAATATTCCAGTAGCGGAAAAACAGGAAATACTCATGGAGTTGGATGTCAGGGACAGACTGGAAAAAGCAACGGTTATCATTAATAGAGAGATACAGAGAATTGAGCTTGGTGAGCAGATTCAATCGGAGGTTCAAGATGAGATAAGTAAAGCACAACGAGAATATTTTTTACGAGAGCAGTTAAAGGCTATAAAGAGGGAATTGGGTGAAGATGAGTCGACATTGGAGTTGAAGGAGCTTGAGAAGAAGATAAAAGAGAGTAAAATGACCGATGAAGCTCGAAATGTAGCCTTGAAGGAGCTAGATAGACTTCAGAAGATTCCGCCTTCATCTCCAGAGTATACGGTATCCAGAACTTATCTTGATTGGCTGGTTGATCTACCGTGGGGTATTTTTACAGAGGATAATGTAGATATAAAACGAGCTAGAGAGATTCTTGATGAGGACCATTATGGACTGGATAAAGTTAAGAATAGAATAATTGAATATCTTGCAGTAAGGAAGCTAAAGAAAGAGGAGGAAGGTGAAGAAACAGTCAAGGGGCCTATTCTATGCTTTATTGGTCCACCTGGTGTTGGAAAAACATCCATGGGCATGTCGATAGCAAGAGCAATGGGCAGAAAATTCGTAAGAATGTCACTCGGTGGTGTTCACGATGAGGCGGAAATAAGAGGTCATAGGAGAACCTATATTGGTGCATTGCCCGGTAGAATAATTCAGGGTATTAAGAAAGCTGGTTCCAGTAATCCAATCTTTATGATAGATGAGATTGATAAGATTGGTCAAGACTTTCGTGGTGATCCATCATCTGCATTATTGGAAGTATTGGACCCCGAGCAGAATCATTCCTTTAGTGATCATTACCTTGAGGTAAGTTACGATTTGTCCAAAGTAATGTTCATAGCTACGGCAAATATTGTAGATACAATATTGCCTGCTTTACGTGATAGGATGGAAATACTTGAGTTTCCCGGTTATACAGAAGAAGAAAAGGTTCAGATAGCAAAAAAATTCCTTATACCAAAGCAGCTAAGGGAGCATGGATTAAGTAAACTAAAAGTAGAATTTGAAGAAGATGCTATTAAATATATTATAAGAAGCTACACAAGGGAAGCTGGAGTCAGGAATCTTGAAAGGGAGATTGCAAATATATGTAGAAGAATAGCTACAATATATGCAGAGAAAAAATCGAGAAGGACGTTTACCATAGATAGAAATGCTGTCTTTAAGTACCTTGGACCAGAAAAATATATTTTTGATATTGGTGAGAGGGTATCAAAGCCGGGTATTGCGATTGGTCTTGCCTGGACGATGGCTGGTGGTGATATCTTGTTTATTGAAGCTACATCAATGAAGGGAACTGGGAAATTACATCTTACTGGTCAACTCGGGGATGTAATGAAGGAATCTGCAGAGGCTGCATTGAGTTACATAAAATCTAATTCTAAAGAACTCGGTATTGATGAGAATATATTTTCGAATATAGACATACATGTTCATGTGCCTGCAGGTGCTATACCCAAGGATGGACCCTCGGCAGGGGTTACTATCTTAACAGCTATATACTCTTTGCTTAAAAAGAAGAAGGTGAAAAATAATTTAGCAATGACGGGTGAGATTACTTTACGCGGTGCCTTGCTTCCCGTCGGTGGTATAAAAGAAAAAGTGCTGGCGGCACATAGAGCCGGATTGAAGAGAGTAATATTGCCTGAGCAAAATAAAAAAGACCTTGTAGAGATACCAAAAGAAATAAAGAAAGAGATGCGATTTGATTTTGTAAAAGAGATGTCTGAAGTGCTTGATATTGCGGTAAGAAAGTAA